Proteins encoded by one window of Massilia sp. NR 4-1:
- the xth gene encoding exodeoxyribonuclease III, giving the protein MKLATWNVNSLNVRLAHVLKWLEENPVDVLCIQETKLTDDKFPIVAIEAAGYQVVFSGQKTYNGVAILSRLPIEDVVKNNPRYEDAQQRILAATIGGVRVVCAYVPNGQAVDTEKYIYKLGWLQSFRDWLADELAKHPNLAVLGDYNIAPEDRDVHDPAAWEGQVLCSDKERAALQALFDLGLQDSFRLFEHPEKTFSWWDYRMLGFQKNKGLRIDHILLSAPLVARCEACIIDRAPRKWEQPSDHAPVIATLTAA; this is encoded by the coding sequence ATGAAACTTGCAACCTGGAATGTTAATTCGCTCAACGTAAGATTGGCGCACGTTTTGAAATGGCTGGAGGAAAACCCGGTCGATGTGTTGTGCATCCAGGAAACAAAATTGACGGACGACAAGTTTCCCATCGTCGCCATCGAGGCCGCCGGCTACCAGGTCGTGTTCAGCGGCCAGAAAACCTATAACGGCGTGGCGATTTTGTCGCGTCTGCCTATCGAGGATGTAGTCAAGAACAATCCCCGCTATGAAGATGCGCAACAGCGCATCCTGGCCGCCACCATCGGCGGGGTACGCGTGGTCTGCGCCTATGTGCCGAACGGCCAGGCGGTTGATACCGAAAAGTACATTTACAAGCTGGGCTGGCTGCAATCGTTCCGCGACTGGCTGGCCGACGAACTGGCCAAGCATCCCAACCTGGCCGTGCTGGGCGACTACAATATCGCGCCGGAAGACCGCGATGTGCACGATCCGGCCGCCTGGGAAGGCCAGGTGCTGTGTTCGGACAAGGAAAGGGCGGCGCTGCAAGCCCTGTTCGACCTGGGCTTGCAGGATTCCTTCCGCCTCTTCGAGCATCCGGAAAAAACCTTCAGCTGGTGGGACTACCGCATGCTGGGCTTCCAGAAGAACAAAGGCCTGCGCATCGACCATATCCTGCTGTCGGCGCCCCTGGTGGCACGCTGCGAGGCTTGCATCATCGACCGCGCGCCGCGCAAATGGGAGCAACCGTCCGACCATGCACCGGTGATCGCCACCCTGACCGCGGCCTAA